The Pagrus major chromosome 10, Pma_NU_1.0 genome contains a region encoding:
- the LOC141003602 gene encoding FHF complex subunit HOOK-interacting protein 1A-like, which yields MMASVVVGGNRKKSLTLRGVDPETCMIVFKNHWAQVVKILEKHEPGRSSSALSFLSGHSSSVSSSSGTLRLGPIPADEASAVQNYVEHMLFLLMEEEAGQGGAMGPILEFVVLEGVMERLFLWSLRRQFTEEMKLEQLRMYQMLLSQARQPLLHHKPVLRPLMMLLASCAGAGTDSGGVVEAELVLLLNQLCVALVKDPSVLELFFHTSEDQGAANFLLFSLLIPYTHRQGSVGQQARDALLLIMSLSASDPRVAKHIAENTYFCPVLATGLSGLYSSLPARLQVYSEDWHCLDQADWQQVPALVHFLHSLDFCSAVTKVAHPSIRSQLLSYIYNGFLVPVLAPALHKLTVEEVMTTTAYLDLFLRSIPEPALLQTFLSFILLHTHDNVHILDTLVSRVNTPFQLGTVSLALFRTLIGLFCEDVMLQLVFRYLIPCSHLSRKQRCSLQQRDCYSSSAASFLLLMPSWCPGNLHNTNTRSHSEHIHWPKGADLSVSDSVGYCRGSDFLMDVNYLHYLWDARQAISTSHRACRFWSAPYDGINPSPHEYRSDTPGDDAEDEEEIVQRGKSDSICSLVVTPPPLALSPTPSSSDTVSVGNQVGRASSALELEWDDIFADDDLALANGGVSMEVDRSITTLAPSPLPPRHIQEMRRTATKLVHGSYVEESEFEDDVLVYDLVAQKDTKAAMLERIMAANRRARGSISNGQRVQTAATTTNFTTMLTTTGRTVMETVNSIMSTRRRSEDGGKEERRWSEDYGKEVRRRSADCGKEMWRRRDDREEEVRRIEVQGETRGRQVFINGFNVKNHIIDECDDTDEDGKTFQQNCKLNQIHTQHHGLSTSPLPNGHSESELQPCATDAKSPNLPGNKVTNNDDFLSRYQELMLSLGVEPDCDDITDDISMFRRRVRALRQKLEDEGEGFVFGSSWDDREEEAEEEAMEEEEEEEEEGEERRSSSKKGSRRLGVPFTGPFISVLLSRLENLLENSIAVNLLVTGILAQLVSYPQPLLRSFLLSTDTHNQPNVRTLYQVLVSVHAQIERYVSARPDYPALITQAWRFLLAKDQDSKFRECLQSPGGDIILDPSLPNGTMRNALALPPLSVLPPCPPIPPQAKSRVFAIVLFAEFLKELAAAAQEHSIAPDCSAEE from the exons ATGATGGCCTCCGTGGTTGTCGGGGGCAACCGGAAGAAGTCTCTCACGCTGAGAGGGGTGGACCCCGAGACCTGTATGATCGTGTTCAAGAACCACTGGGCTCAG GTGGTGAAGATCCTGGAGAAACACGAGCCGGGTCGCAGCTCCAGCGCACTCAGCTTCCTCTCCggtcacagtagcagcgttagCAGCAGCTCCGGGACGTTACGTCTGGGTCCCATCCCGGCCGACGAGGCCAGCGCCGTCCAGAACTACGTGGAGCACATGCTCTTcctgctgatggaggaagaGGCGGGTCAAG GTGGAGCGATGGGTCCCATCCTGGAGTTCGTGGTGCTGGAGGGTGTGATGGAGAGGCTGTTTCTGTGGAGCCTGAGGAGACAGTTCACCGAGGAGATGAAGCTGGAGCAGCTCAGGATGTACCAGATGCTTCTGTCTCAGGCCCGGCAGCCTCTACTGCACCACAAACCAGTTCTGCGACCGCTCATGATGCTGCTGGCCTCCTGCGCCGGAGCTGGAACCG ACAGCGGCGGTGTGGTGGAGGCCGAGCTGGTCCTCCTGCTGAACCAGCTGTGTGTGGCTCTGGTCAAAGATCCGTCGGTCCTGGAGCTGTTCTTCCACACCAGCGAGGACCAGGGAGCCGCCAACTTCCTGCTCTTCTCCCTGCTCAtaccatacacacacag gcAGGGTTCGGTCGGTCAGCAGGCCAGAgatgctctgctgctcatcatgTCTCTGTCGGCCTCCGATCCTCGAGTCGCCAAGCACATCGCCGAGAACACATACTTCTGTCct gtgCTGGCCACAGGTCTGTCTGGTCTGTACTCGTCTCTTCCAGCCAGGCTGCAGGTCTACAGTGAAGACTGGCACTGTCTGGACCAGGCGGACTGGCAGCAG GTTCCGGCTCTCGTCCACTTCCTGCACTCGCTGGACTTCTGTAGTGCTGTCAccaag GTCGCTCATCCCTCCATCCGCTCTCAGTTGCTGAGTTACATCTACAACGGCTTCCTGGTGCCTGTACTGGCTCCTGCTCTGCACAAG ctgacggtggaggaggtgatgacCACCACGGCGTACCTGGACCTGTTCCTGCGCTCCATCCCTGAGCCCGCCCTCCTGCAGACCTTCCTGTCCTTCATCCTGCTGCACACACATGACAACGTGCACATCCTGGACACACTGGTCAGCCGGGTCAACACACCTTTCCAG TTGGGTACGGTGTCTCTGGCTCTGTTCAGGACTCTGATCGGTCTCTTCTGTGAAGACGTCATGCTGCAGCTGGTGTTCAG GTATCTGATTCCCTGCAGTCACCTGAGCAGGAAGCAGCGCTGCTCCCTGCAGCAGAGGGACTGTTACTCCTCCAGCGCCGCCTCCTTCCTGCTCCTCATGCCCTCCTGGTGTCCGGGGAACCTTCACAACACTAACACACGCTCACACTCAGAGCACATCCACTGGCCCAAAGGAGCAG atCTGTCGGTGTCAGACAGTGTGGGTTACTGTCGAGGTTCAGACTTTTTGATGGATGTAAACTATCTCCACTACCTCTGGGACGCCCGTCAGGCCATCTCCACTTCACACAG ggcATGTCGGTTCTGGTCGGCTCCGTATGACGGGATCAACCCTTCGCCTCATGAATACCGATCTGACACACCAGGGGATGATGCAGAAGACGAAGAAGAGATCGTTCAGCGAGGCAAGAGCGACTCCATCTGCTCTTTGGTTGTCACTCCTCCCCCTTTAGCCCTCTCCCCCACCCCGTCCTCCTCGGATACCGTCTCCGTGGGAAACCAGGTGGGAAGAGCCAGCTCGGCCCTGGAGCTGGAGTGGGACGACATCTTTGCAGATGACGATCTGGCTCTAGCAAATGGCGGCGTGAGCATGGAGGTCGACAGGAGTATTACTACACTTGCACCTTCCCCTCTGCCTCCTCGACACATCCAGGAGATGCGACGCACTGCCACCAAGCTGGTGCATGGCTCCTATGTGGAGGAGTCTGAGTTTGAGGACGATGTTCTGGTCTACGATCTCGTCgcacagaaagacacaaaggCGGCCATGTTGGAGCGAATCATGGCAGCGAATCGACGGGCACGTGGAAGCATCTCAAACGGCCAACGAGTGCAAACAGCAGCGACGACAACAAATTTCACAACAATGTTAACGACAACAGGGAGGACGGTGATGGAAACGGTTAATAGTATAATGTCGACACGGAGGAGGAGCGAGGACGGAGGGAAGGAGGAGCGGAGATGGAGCGAGGATTATGggaaggaggtgaggaggaggagtgcggATTGTGGAAAGgagatgtggaggaggagagacgacagagaagaggaggtgaggaggattGAAGTACAAGGAGAAACAAGGGGTCGTCAGGTTTTCATCAACGGTTTTAATGTAAAGAATCACATCATCGACGAATGTGATGATACGGATGAAGACGGGAAGACGTTTCAGCAAAACTGCAAACTGAATCAAATCCACACACAACATCACGGTTTATCCACAAGCCCTTTACCCAATGGCCATTCAGAATCTGAGCTACAGCCGTGTGCAACTGATGCCAAGTCTCCAAACCTGCCTGGTAACAAGGTCACTAATAATGACGACTTCCTGTCCCGATACCAAGAGCTCATGCTCTCTTTGGGCGTGGAGCCAgactgtgatgacatcacagatgacATCAGCATGTTCAGGAGACGAGTCCGAGCACTGAGGCAAAAACTGGAAGACGAGGGCGAAGGTTTTGTGTTTGGCTCCTCGTGGGacgacagagaggaggaggcagaggaggaggcgatggaagaggaggaggaggaggaggaggaaggagaggagaggaggagcagcagtaAGAAAGGCAGCAGGAGGCTTGGAGTTCCATTCACAG GTCCGTTCATCAGCGTCCTGCTGTCGCGGCTGGAGAACCTTCTGGAAAACTCCATCGCTGTGAACCTGCTGGTGACGGGTATCCTGGCCCAGCTGGTGTCGTACCCGCAACCTCTGCTGAGGTCCTTCCTGctcagcacagacacacacaaccagcCCAACGTCCGCACACTGTACCAg GTGTTAGTGTCGGTGCACGCTCAGATAGAGCGCTACGTGTCGGCTAGACCGGACTATCCCGCCCTGATCACTCAGGCCTGGAGGTTCCTGTTAGCTAAAGACCAAGACAGCAAGTTTAGAG AGTGCCTCCAGTCTCCGGGCGGGGACATCATCCTGGACCCATCTCTTCCTAACGGCACCATGAGGAACGCTCTTGCTTTGCCTCCTCTCAGCGTCCTGCCGCCCTGCCCTCCCATTCCCCCCCAAGCCAAGAGCCGAGTGTTCGCCATCGTCCTGTTCGCAGAGTTCCTGAAAGAGCTGGCCGCCGCCGCACAGGAGCACAGCATCGCACCGGACTGCTCCGCTGAGGAGTAA